One Gossypium raimondii isolate GPD5lz chromosome 3, ASM2569854v1, whole genome shotgun sequence genomic window carries:
- the LOC105793843 gene encoding serine/threonine-protein kinase BSK1, producing the protein MGCCESTFLRRPDSLHKTNHHHHLYNNNTNTNRLTQTNNGPSSPSIAGKDSLAGGAAGFPDFSEFSLAELKAATNNFSSDFIVSECGEKAPNVVYKGRLQNDNNRRWIAIKKFTRLAWPDPKQFADEARGVGNLRHKRVANLIGYCCDGDERLLVAEYMPNDTLAKHLFHWENQTIEWAMRLRVALYIAEALDYCSSEGRPLYHDLNAYRVLFDENGDPRLSCFGLMKNSRDGKSYSTNLAYTPPEYLRNGRVTPESVIFSFGTVLLDLLSGKHIPPSHALDMIRGKNILLLMDSHLEGHFSSEEATVVFDLASQCLQYEPRERPNTKDLVTTLAPLQNKPDVPSYVMLGIPKHEEGPPTPQQPLSPMGDACSRMDLTAIHQILVMTHYKDDEGTNELSFQEWTQQMRDMLEARKRGDVAFRDKEFKTAVDCYSQFIDVGTMVSPTVYARRSLCYLLCDQPDAALRDAMQAQCVYPDWSTAFYMQAVALAKLDMQKDAADMLNEAAALEEKRQRGGRGS; encoded by the exons ATGGGCTGCTGCGAATCCACCTTTCTAAGAAGACCCGATTCACTGCACAAAACCAATCACCACCACCACCTCTACAACAACAACACCAACACCAATCGTCTCACTCAGACCAATAATGGCCCTTCCTCACCTTCCATTGCTGGAAAAGATTCCCTTGCCGGTGGGGCTGCGGGCTTCCCTGATTTCTCCGAGTTCTCCCTTGCTGAGCTCAAGGCTGCCACCAACAACTTCAGTTCCGATTTCATCGTCTCTGAATGCGGTGAAAAGGCCCCCAATGTGGTCTATAAAGGCCGCCTCCAAAACGACAATAATCGACGTTGGATCGCCATCAAGAAATTCACTAGATTAGCCTGGCCCGATCCTAAACAATTCGCC GATGAAGCTCGCGGTGTTGGAAACCTTAGACACAAGAGAGTGGCTAATTTGATTGGGTATTGCTGCGATGGCGACGAGAGATTGCTTGTTGCTGAATACATGCCGAATGATACCCTTGCAAAGCATTTATTTCACT GGGAGAACCAGACTATTGAGTGGGCTATGCGGTTGAGAGTTGCTTTATACATAGCTGAAGCATTAGATTATTGTAGCAGCGAAGGTCGTCCATTGTACCATGATTTGAATGCATATAGGGTTCTCTTTGATGAG AATGGCGACCCTCGACTTTCATGTTTTGGTTTGATGAAGAACAGCAGGGATGGAAAAAGTTATAGTACAAATCTTGCATACACGCCTCCTGAGTATTTAAGAAATG GAAGGGTTACTCCTGAAAGTGTTATATTCAGCTTTGGAACTGTCCTTTTGGATCTTCTCAGTGGAAAACACATTCCTCCAAGTCAT GCTCTGGATATGATAAGAGGCAAAAACATTCTTCTCTTAATGGATTCACATCTAGAGGGACACTTTTCATCTGAAGAGGCAACTGTGGTCTTTGATCTTGCCTCACAATGTTTGCAATATGAACCAAGGGAGAGGCCAAATACCAAAGATCTTGTGACTACACTTGCCCCATTGCAAAATAAACCTGAT GTTCCATCTTATGTGATGTTGGGAATTCCCAAGCATGAGGAGGGGCCTCCTACTCCGCAGCAGCCGTTGTCTCCAATGGGTGATGCCTGTTCACGGATGGATCTCACAGCTATCCATCAAATTTTGGTAATGACACATTACAAAGATGATGAAGGAACAAATGAG CTCTCCTTTCAAGAGTGGACTCAACAAATGAGAGATATGTTGGAGGCAAGAAAGCGGGGAGATGTAGCATTTCGTGACAAAGAGTTTAAAACTGCTGTAGATTGTTATTCTCAG TTCATAGACGTTGGAACCATGGTTTCTCCAACTGTTTATGCACGAAGAAGTCTTTGTTATCTTCTGTGCGATCAACCAGATGCTGCCCTCCGAGATGCAATGCAAGCACAATGTGTGTACCCCGACTGGTCAACAGCATTTTACATGCAGGCTGTAGCCTTGGCCAAGCTAGACATGCAGAAGGATGCTGCTGACATGTTGAATGAAGCTGCGGCACTAGAAGAAAAAAGGCAACGGGGCGGCAGAGGATCTTGA